The nucleotide sequence TGACCATGCCGGCGCCGCCGCCATAGGGCGTGTCATCCACCTTGAGGTGCTTGTTGCCCGCAAAGTCACGCAGGTTGACCAGCCGCACGTCGAGCAGCCCCCGCTCCCGCGCCTTGCCCACGATGGCTTCCGAGGCGAACGGAGCGAGCAGTTCGGGAAACAGTGTCAGAAAGGAAAAGGTCAGCACCTGCTCAGGACTCCGCCGCGCCGCTGTCGTCCTCGGCGCTTTCCGGCCCGATCAGCCCGGCGGGAGCGTCGGCGCTCAGGCGCACGGCACTCGGTTTGCCGCCGTCCAGCGCAATCTCCACATACGGGGCCTGAAGCGGCACGAACGAGGTGCCCGCGCCGTAATCCACCACCAGCAGGTCCTGGTGCCCGGCGTCCAGCACGTCGCTGACGTTGCCCAGGTGCTCGCCCCCGGCGCCGTACACGTCCAGGCCGCGCAGGTCGTGGTAGTAGAAGCTGCCCTCTTCCAGCGCGGGCAGTTCGGCGTCGGCGGCGTAGACGTGCAGGCCGCGCAGCTGCTCGGCGCCCTCACGC is from Deinococcus wulumuqiensis R12 and encodes:
- the rimM gene encoding ribosome maturation factor RimM (Essential for efficient processing of 16S rRNA), which produces MTTPLEGPQGTTRLGHLLGPHGVQGGVKLYVLGDPAQVLALKRVYVQTRGWLNLRRAESAPPSVVLHLAGVTTREGAEQLRGLHVYAADAELPALEEGSFYYHDLRGLDVYGAGGEHLGNVSDVLDAGHQDLLVVDYGAGTSFVPLQAPYVEIALDGGKPSAVRLSADAPAGLIGPESAEDDSGAAES